One genomic segment of Choristoneura fumiferana chromosome Z, NRCan_CFum_1, whole genome shotgun sequence includes these proteins:
- the LOC141438739 gene encoding transcription termination factor 5, mitochondrial-like: MFTKKVFLLGLQHWRPQLCRNIAAKNDIGSNKLCKYFDISESKAEFICLKQPVINKLDETKMESLIETILDLGFSKEILIKAPLMFSIMPITLRFRYKVLEESGFENIAPVHLLSYLSLVKQKSIGQLKASGELPNMLNVENRLASFMTQWPTSLTTLVYGDIDKTTLYNLRLKILQRYLELVLDLTEEEFIRGLKTYPTIRHRPLEVINETLNILQSVIAIPDKKIKSNLYLIHADPDNLKRIIYKFRSIGGIDVKEIIRLHPKLATKRYDSLLETRNILQQFGISDEAQRRCFDIYTLGPATVRARLEEAKTIPEFQTFLNHPRFLKMIHYKNTAMKRLRNLYNSKKKCLSLNILSGSSMHYEIFEKAPGDRLGKGKDLIFCISQSLGNGYSSSQIRNIVRRHPFWINVPLVQVKFVYKQLSRNFSVQDIYENCVLLLYPWNKIKKVLDTLGEMETGESLNNQEQLNINILNKSQKLSLVLYYLEKNHYFSGNGVWTEEKSKAIVETPNTEDFKFSSVNKL; the protein is encoded by the coding sequence ATGTTCACTAAAAAGGTTTTCCTTTTGGGCCTCCAGCATTGGAGGCCCCAGTTATGCCGAAATATTGCGGCAAAAAATGATATCGGTTCAAACaaattatgtaaatactttGATATAAGTGAAAGTAAGGCTGAATTCATTTGCTTAAAGCAGCCTGTCATCAATAAATTGGATGAAACCAAGATGGAAAGCCTGATCGAAACAATATTAGATCTAGGCTTTTCTAAAGAAATTCTAATCAAGGCTCCTTTAATGTTTAGTATCATGCCCATCACCTTAAGGTTTCGGTATAAAGTCTTGGAAGAGTCTGGTTTTGAAAACATAGCTCCGGTGCATTTATTATCATACCTATCTTTAGTCAAGCAAAAAAGTATTGGCCAGTTGAAGGCTTCAGGTGAGCTACCAAACATGTTGAATGTAGAAAATAGACTTGCAAGCTTTATGACGCAGTGGCCGACGTCTCTGACTACTTTAGTATATGGAGACATAGATAAAACAACTCTGTACAACTTGAGGCTTAAGATATTACAGCGCTATCTTGAACTTGTGCTTGATTTGACTGAGGAGGAATTCATTAGAGGTTTGAAAACTTACCCAACCATCAGACATCGTCCATTAGAAGTTATAAACGAAACTCTTAACATTCTGCAATCAGTTATTGCTATACcagataagaaaataaaatccaACTTGTACCTTATTCATGCAGATCCTGATAACCTGAAACGCATAATTTACAAGTTTCGATCAATAGGTGGAATTGATGTTAAAGAAATCATCAGGCTACATCCAAAATTAGCCACCAAGAGATATGATAGTTTGCTTGAGACAAGAAACATTTTGCAACAATTTGGAATAAGTGATGAAGCACAGAGGAGATGTTTTGACATATATACATTGGGCCCTGCTACAGTCAGAGCTAGACTGGAAGAAGCTAAAACTATACCAGAGTTTCAAACCTTCTTGAACCATCCTAGGTTTCTCAAAATGATACATTATAAGAATACAGCCATGAAGAGATTGAGAAACTTGTACAATAGCAAGAAAAAATGTTTGAGTCTAAATATACTTTCTGGCAGCTCTATGCATTATGAAATATTTGAGAAGGCTCCTGGAGATCGACTTGGTAAAGGAAAAGATCTCATATTTTGCATATCACAGTCCCTTGGAAATGGTTACAGCTCTAGTCAGATCAGGAATATAGTCAGGAGACATCCATTTTGGATTAATGTGCCTCTTGTGCAGGTCAAATTTGTTTATAAACAGTTATCAAGAAATTTTAGTGTGCAAGATATTTATGAAAACTGTGTTCTTTTGCTTTATCCTTGGAATAAGATAAAGAAAGTCCTTGATACTTTAGGGGAAATGGAGACTGGGGAGTCACTAAACAATCAAGAACAACTgaacattaatattttaaacaaatctCAAAAACTGAGCTTAGTATTGtactatttagaaaaaaatcattacTTTTCTGGTAATGGTGTCTGGACTGAAGAGAAAAGTAAGGCTATAGTAGAAACGCCAAATACTgaagattttaaatttagttctgTAAATAAACTGTAA
- the kune gene encoding claudin, with amino-acid sequence MVSKSKTGLFALGFFVFASFFIILAFVSPYWLVTDGKLKNPKFIQIGLWMVCFNGFEEVHHWYDTVFTGCWWIFEEEYYIIHDTLLPGFFIATQFFFTISLCCVLASIFMTYLYLQKDKDDDNYLTLLVTLGTTLVIGGFTGIISVVTFGARGDGRDWMPNWEHNDLGWAFAMGVIGVVLLFPAGILFLVEARVHKYKKLHEMQSREPSSYTMHERKIAYTGGHTDI; translated from the exons ATGGTCTCCAAATCGAAGACCGGCTTATTTGCCTTGGGTTTTTTCGTGTTTGCGTCTTTCTTTATTATATTGGCATTTGTTAGTCCGTACTGGTTGGTTACTGATGGAAAACTTAAAAACCCTAAGTTTATTCAAATAG GCTTGTGGATGGTATGTTTCAATGGTTTTGAGGAGGTGCACCACTGGTATGACACAGTCTTCACAGGGTGCTGGTGGATTTTTGAAGAGGAGTACTACATCATCCACGACACACTCTTGCCAGGCTTCTTCATTGCAACTCAGTTCTTTTTCACCATATCGCTGTGTTGTGTGCTAGCATCAATATTCATGACATAtctttatttacaaaaggaCAAAGATGATGACAATTACTTGACTCTCTTGGTTACATTGGGAACCACCCTTGTTATTGGAG GTTTTACGGGTATTATATCTGTGGTGACGTTTGGCGCGCGAGGTGATGGGCGTGACTGGATGCCGAACTGGGAGCACAATGACCTTGGCTGGGCTTTTGCCATGGGCGTCATCGGTGTGGTTCTGCTGTTCCCCGCAGGAATCCTCTTCTTAGTTGAGGCAAGGGTACACAAGTACAAGAAACTTCATGAAATGCAGAGTCGAGAACCTTCCTCTTACACCATGCATGAAAGAAAAATTGCCTACACTGGAGGACATACAGATATCTAA